A single region of the Sulfitobacter geojensis genome encodes:
- a CDS encoding DUF2312 domain-containing protein, with translation MSDFSTNPAPQSDVVEAQGDATYRVTANELRQFVERIERLDSEKKDLAEQQKEVMAEAKSRGYDTKVLRKVIALRKRDKDDIAEEEAVMEMYKEALGM, from the coding sequence ATGAGCGATTTTTCCACCAATCCCGCCCCGCAATCCGATGTTGTCGAGGCGCAGGGCGATGCGACTTACCGTGTTACCGCCAACGAACTGCGCCAGTTTGTCGAGCGGATCGAACGGTTGGATTCCGAAAAGAAGGACCTTGCCGAGCAGCAAAAAGAGGTCATGGCCGAAGCGAAGTCCCGCGGTTACGACACCAAAGTGCTGCGCAAGGTGATCGCGTTGCGCAAGCGCGACAAGGACGACATCGCCGAAGAAGAGGCCGTGATGGAGATGTATAAAGAAGCCTTGGGTATGTAG
- a CDS encoding MBL fold metallo-hydrolase, with amino-acid sequence MSLSLPVPNVTAFFDDATNTVSYVVQDPQGSACAIVDSVLDFDHAAGRTDTRSADRIVAFIREKSLNLQWILESHVHADHLSAAPYVQEKLGGKIGIGNQIRVVQDTFGKVFNEGTEFQRDGSQFDALFDDGDSFHIGQMRADVMHTPGHTPACLTYVIGDAAFVGDTLFMPDFGTARCDFPGGSAHDLYQSIQRILSLPDETRIFVGHDYKAPGRYEFAWETTVAAQKAANVHVGGGTDENSFVDLRETRDAQLAMPKLIVPSLQVNMRAGHMPPAEEDGTVMLKLPINRL; translated from the coding sequence ATGTCACTGTCCCTTCCCGTCCCTAATGTCACCGCCTTCTTTGACGACGCGACGAATACCGTCAGCTATGTTGTGCAAGATCCGCAAGGGTCGGCCTGCGCGATCGTTGATTCCGTGTTGGATTTCGACCATGCCGCAGGGCGTACCGATACACGTTCAGCAGACCGGATTGTCGCGTTCATCAGGGAAAAGTCCCTGAACCTGCAATGGATTTTGGAAAGTCATGTGCATGCGGACCACCTGTCCGCCGCCCCCTACGTTCAGGAAAAGCTCGGCGGCAAGATCGGCATCGGCAACCAGATCCGCGTCGTGCAGGACACTTTTGGCAAGGTGTTCAACGAAGGCACGGAATTCCAGCGTGACGGCAGCCAATTCGACGCGCTTTTCGACGACGGGGACAGTTTTCACATCGGCCAGATGCGGGCAGACGTCATGCACACGCCGGGCCATACGCCGGCCTGCCTGACCTATGTGATCGGCGATGCCGCCTTTGTTGGGGACACGTTGTTCATGCCGGATTTCGGCACGGCGCGCTGTGATTTTCCGGGGGGATCTGCGCATGATCTGTACCAGTCAATCCAGCGGATTCTGTCTCTGCCGGATGAAACGCGTATTTTTGTCGGGCACGATTACAAGGCACCGGGGCGCTATGAATTTGCATGGGAAACCACCGTCGCCGCGCAAAAGGCGGCCAATGTGCATGTGGGCGGCGGCACGGATGAGAACAGTTTTGTTGATCTGCGCGAAACCCGCGATGCGCAGCTGGCGATGCCCAAGCTGATTGTGCCATCTTTGCAAGTCAACATGCGTGCAGGCCACATGCCCCCTGCCGAAGAAGATGGCACTGTGATGCTGAAACTGCCGATCAACCGGCTCTGA
- a CDS encoding TIGR01244 family sulfur transferase, protein MDIRQLTPRYFVSPQIAADDMAALAEAGITRILCNRPDAEVPPSHSAAAIRAAAEAAGLSFSEQPLTHQTMVPDVIANNRALGVETGDVVLAYCASGTRSTIAWALGQAGDMDADEIVQTAQAGGYDLAGMRQALAQRFC, encoded by the coding sequence ATGGATATACGACAGTTGACCCCCCGCTATTTCGTGAGCCCGCAGATTGCAGCCGATGATATGGCCGCGCTGGCCGAGGCCGGCATTACACGCATTCTGTGCAACCGCCCGGATGCAGAAGTGCCGCCAAGCCATAGCGCCGCCGCCATCCGCGCAGCAGCCGAGGCCGCGGGTCTGTCGTTCAGCGAACAACCGCTGACGCATCAAACAATGGTGCCCGACGTGATTGCGAACAACCGCGCACTTGGGGTTGAAACCGGTGACGTGGTGCTGGCCTATTGCGCATCGGGCACCCGTTCAACCATCGCTTGGGCTTTGGGACAAGCGGGTGACATGGACGCCGACGAGATTGTGCAAACGGCACAGGCAGGCGGCTATGATCTGGCAGGCATGCGGCAAGCGTTGGCGCAGCGCTTCTGCTAG
- a CDS encoding FliM/FliN family flagellar motor switch protein: protein MGSKQDMAGSASTAQEGAAPTDTTLHRKVQAGQAEHQARAMSLAKALRLTLAKVAEDLFEVSMAAISVRSQFCPGDDIEKELKEAALLMLFDGPGQSRAAVMVDPAMVGALIQQQTMGKVLPVLEGAERPMTPTDAAIAAPFLDALFTRAGPVPEDPVERKLISGFRFGAWVEDARILSMSLDAPEYQLVHIDVDISGGVRQGRIVLCMPRGHDTITEPLPDGASGALQGESAPRQPVTLSDTVMMLAVDLRISLARLRMPLRDLGHLATGDILDLGAASFAKVRVQTFAGKAVGQGTLGQIEGARAVQVQSTHTGALNLQRRASDRDHMGLPDISAQPPEGNDRRDQLGLPAVRHMPDLPDLPDTSEMPRLENEEEMAAAHSLPDLPDLPDMSDLPEIDAPLDLPDLPDLPDLPELNVG, encoded by the coding sequence ATGGGATCAAAACAGGATATGGCAGGGTCGGCAAGCACCGCTCAAGAGGGCGCTGCACCTACGGACACGACCTTGCATCGCAAGGTGCAAGCGGGACAGGCCGAGCATCAGGCGCGGGCGATGTCGCTGGCCAAAGCGTTGCGCCTGACACTTGCCAAAGTGGCGGAAGATCTGTTCGAGGTGTCCATGGCCGCGATCAGCGTGCGCAGCCAGTTCTGTCCCGGCGATGACATCGAAAAAGAACTGAAAGAAGCTGCTTTATTGATGCTTTTTGACGGTCCGGGGCAAAGCCGCGCGGCGGTAATGGTTGATCCCGCGATGGTCGGGGCGTTGATCCAGCAACAGACCATGGGCAAGGTCCTGCCCGTGCTTGAGGGCGCAGAGCGTCCGATGACCCCGACAGATGCCGCGATTGCCGCGCCTTTCCTCGATGCCTTGTTTACGCGGGCCGGGCCGGTGCCCGAAGATCCGGTCGAGCGAAAGCTGATTTCCGGTTTCCGCTTCGGCGCTTGGGTAGAGGATGCGCGGATCTTGAGCATGTCGCTGGATGCACCGGAGTATCAACTGGTGCATATCGACGTGGATATTTCTGGTGGCGTCCGGCAGGGACGGATCGTTTTATGCATGCCGCGGGGGCATGACACGATCACCGAGCCGTTGCCGGATGGTGCAAGCGGGGCGTTGCAAGGCGAAAGTGCCCCGCGCCAGCCGGTGACCCTGTCGGATACGGTGATGATGCTGGCGGTGGATTTGCGCATAAGCCTTGCCCGTTTGCGCATGCCCCTGCGTGACTTGGGTCATCTCGCGACAGGCGACATTCTGGATCTCGGGGCCGCAAGCTTTGCCAAGGTGCGGGTTCAGACCTTTGCGGGTAAAGCCGTGGGCCAAGGCACGCTTGGCCAGATTGAAGGAGCACGAGCAGTTCAAGTGCAATCGACCCACACGGGTGCGCTGAACCTGCAACGACGGGCGTCGGATCGCGATCACATGGGGTTGCCCGATATTTCTGCCCAGCCTCCCGAAGGAAATGACCGGCGCGACCAACTTGGTTTGCCGGCAGTGAGACACATGCCGGATCTGCCTGACTTGCCCGACACGTCGGAAATGCCAAGACTTGAGAACGAGGAAGAGATGGCCGCTGCGCACAGTTTGCCCGATCTACCTGATCTACCGGATATGTCTGACTTGCCTGAAATTGACGCGCCGCTTGATCTGCCGGACCTGCCTGATCTACCGGACCTGCCCGAACTGAATGTCGGTTAG